One Cupriavidus basilensis genomic window carries:
- a CDS encoding RNA polymerase sigma factor yields MDLNNESCVEGGDAVADAARVTFVEGDHSVMLREFLVANYDRLHSRLLRHLRCPDLASESLHDAWLQLGKRRVCAQIQSPEAYVYRMACNQAVDRLRANRSWQYTGDAGAELEYIVDAAPGPATIAEARSELVAVVDALGRLPYRHQAVLVALRVEEQTRQEVAAFHRLSMRSVDKMLRRALDLCAEGTGRTVTVGANASRCASPRWRIKWGAAGAAISPVE; encoded by the coding sequence ATGGACCTGAATAACGAATCCTGCGTGGAGGGGGGCGACGCGGTTGCCGACGCAGCCCGCGTCACCTTCGTCGAGGGCGATCACAGCGTGATGCTGCGCGAGTTCCTAGTGGCGAACTACGACCGGCTGCACAGCCGGCTATTGCGTCATCTGCGTTGTCCCGACCTGGCTAGCGAGTCCCTGCACGATGCCTGGCTGCAATTGGGAAAACGGAGGGTTTGCGCGCAGATCCAGAGTCCCGAAGCCTACGTGTACCGCATGGCCTGCAACCAGGCGGTGGACCGCCTGCGCGCCAACCGGTCGTGGCAATATACTGGTGACGCCGGCGCCGAACTGGAGTACATCGTCGACGCCGCGCCAGGTCCGGCAACCATTGCCGAGGCCCGGTCCGAGCTTGTGGCGGTGGTCGATGCTCTCGGTCGCCTGCCATATCGCCATCAAGCGGTCCTGGTCGCGCTGCGCGTCGAAGAGCAGACTCGCCAGGAGGTGGCGGCGTTTCATCGCCTGTCAATGCGCAGCGTCGACAAGATGCTGAGGCGGGCCCTGGACCTGTGCGCCGAGGGTACTGGTCGGACGGTGACGGTGGGTGCGAACGCGTCCCGCTGTGCGTCGCCGCGATGGCGGATCAAGTGGGGCGCCGCCGGCGCCGCGATCTCTCCGGTAGAGTAG